In Odontesthes bonariensis isolate fOdoBon6 chromosome 9, fOdoBon6.hap1, whole genome shotgun sequence, the following proteins share a genomic window:
- the acad8 gene encoding isobutyryl-CoA dehydrogenase, mitochondrial has protein sequence MAVVGSLSRLARLGSNICRNHRLMLSRSSQRRGIASCIDPAYGLTDEQKEFQKVAFDFAANEMAPHMAEWDQKEIFPVETMRKAAQLGFGGIYVQPDVGGSGLSRLDTSVIFEALSTGCVSTTAYISIHNMCAWMIDTFGNNEQREKFCPDLCSMEKFASYCLTEPGSGSDAASLLTSAKREGDHYILNGSKAFISGGGDTDVYVVMCRTGGKGPKGISCLVVEKGTPGLSFGKKEKKVGWNSQPTRAVILEDCVVPQTNRLGEEGEGFGMAMKGLNGGRINIASCSLGAAHASVLLARDHMQVRKQFGETLANNQFLQFKLAEMATKLVASRLLVREAATALQESRPDAVSLCSMAKLFVTDECFNICNQALQMHGGYGYLKDYAVQQFVRDIRVHQILEGTNEVMRMIISRNLLTES, from the exons ATGGCTGTGGTGGGATCTCTATCAAGACTCGCCAGATTGGGCTCAAACATCTGCCGGAACCATCGTTTGATGTTGAGCAGAAGCTCACAGAGACGAGGAATAGCTTCATGTATCGACC CTGCTTATGGGCTCACAGATGAACAGAAGGAGTTTCAAAAAGTGGCCTTTGACTTTGCAGCCAATGAAATGGCTCCTCACATGGCGGAGTGGGACCAAAAG GAAATCTTCCCAGTGGAGACGATGAGGAAAGCAGCCCAGTTGGGGTTTGGTGGGATCTACGTACAGCCAGATGTTGGAGGCTCAGGCCTTTCTCGGCTGGACACTTCGGTCATCTTTGAGGCTTTGTCCACGGGATGCGTGAGCACCACGGCCTACATCAGTATCCACAA CATGTGTGCCTGGATGATTGACACCTTTGGCAATAATGAGCAGAGGGAGAAGTTCTGCCCTGATCTGTGTTCGATGGAAAAGTTTGCGTCTTATTGTCTCACCGAGCCAG GCAGTGGTAGTGACGCTGCTTCGCTCCTGACATCTGCAAAGAGAGAAGGTGACCATTACATCTTGAATGGCTCCAAG GCCTTCATCAGTGGAGGTGGAGACACAGACGTCTATGTTGTGATGTGCAGAACAGGTGGTAAAGGACCAAAAGGCATCTCATGTTTGGTAGTGGAGAAGGGAACCCCAGGCCTAAGTtttggaaaaaaggaaaagaag GTTGGCTGGAACTCCCAGCCTACCAGAGCGGTGATACTCGAAGATTGTGTGGTTCCACAGACCAACCGGCTGGGTGAGGAAGGAGAGGGCTTCGGCATGGCCATGAAAGGCCTGAACGGAGGAAGGATTAATATTG CTTCCTGCTCTCTGGGGGCAGCACATGCCAGTGTGCTGCTAGCGAGGGACCACATGCAGGTGCGCAAGCAGTTTGGAGAAACACTCGCCAACAACCAG tttcTCCAGTTCAAACTGGCAGAAATGGCCACCAAGTTGGTGGCGTCTCGGCTTCTGGTGCGTGAAGCCGCGACTGCGTTACAGGAGAGCCGGCCGGACGCGGTTTCTCTCTGCTCCATGGCCAAGCTCTTTGTCACGGATGAGTGCTTTAAT ATCTGCAACCAGGCTCTTCAGATGCACGGCGGGTACGGCTATCTGAAAGACTACGCGGTGCAGCAGTTCGTGCGGGACATCAGAGTCCATCAGATCCTGGAAG GAACCAATGAGGTGATGAGGATGATTATTTCCCGAAATCTGCTGACAGAGTCGTGA